From the Sinorhizobium garamanticum genome, one window contains:
- a CDS encoding UTP--glucose-1-phosphate uridylyltransferase, translated as MDRIRTVRKAVIPVAGNGTRFLPATKAMPKEMLTIVDRPVVQYAVDEARQAGIEHIVFVTSRNKQAIEDHFDDAPELISSLSRSGKNAQISELESMLPTAGSVSFTRQQAPLGLGHAVWCARDLIGDEPFALLLPDMVSFGARGCMAGLMDLYQEVGGNVVGVEQCAPEDASKYGIVGKGGTVRHGFAVTEMVEKPAAGEAPSNYYLNGRYILQPEIFSILAHQQRGAGNEIQLTDGMLKLSANQPFHAHPYEGRTFDCGSKQGFIEANVAFALSRADIGDMVFESIREIVLSHESRIRAA; from the coding sequence ATGGACCGCATCAGGACCGTCAGGAAAGCAGTGATCCCCGTTGCCGGAAACGGAACCCGGTTCCTTCCCGCAACGAAGGCCATGCCGAAGGAAATGTTGACGATCGTCGATCGGCCCGTGGTTCAATACGCCGTGGACGAGGCCCGTCAGGCCGGCATCGAACACATCGTTTTCGTCACCAGCCGCAACAAGCAGGCGATCGAGGACCACTTCGACGATGCGCCGGAACTCATCTCGTCACTGTCGCGCTCGGGCAAGAATGCGCAGATTTCCGAGCTCGAAAGCATGCTGCCGACGGCCGGCTCCGTGAGCTTCACACGACAGCAGGCTCCGCTCGGCCTTGGCCATGCGGTGTGGTGCGCGCGCGATCTCATTGGCGACGAGCCTTTCGCGCTGCTGCTTCCCGACATGGTTTCGTTCGGCGCACGCGGCTGCATGGCCGGCCTGATGGATCTCTACCAGGAGGTCGGAGGCAATGTCGTCGGCGTCGAGCAATGCGCGCCCGAAGACGCCTCCAAATACGGCATCGTCGGCAAGGGCGGAACAGTGCGGCACGGCTTTGCGGTAACCGAGATGGTGGAAAAGCCCGCCGCAGGCGAGGCTCCGTCGAACTACTATCTCAACGGACGCTACATCCTTCAGCCGGAGATCTTTTCCATCCTCGCGCACCAGCAACGCGGCGCAGGCAACGAAATCCAACTGACCGACGGGATGCTGAAGCTTTCGGCAAATCAGCCCTTCCACGCCCATCCCTACGAAGGCAGAACCTTCGACTGCGGTTCGAAGCAAGGCTTCATCGAAGCGAATGTCGCCTTCGCGCTTAGCCGGGCGGATATCGGCGACATGGTTTTCGAATCCATTCGCGAGATCGTCTTGTCTCACGAAAGCCGCATCCGCGCGGCATAG
- a CDS encoding polysaccharide biosynthesis tyrosine autokinase, producing the protein MNRAAPMKQRSVPLSIVPREEESDGFIDLDRLLAIAARRAKLVAAFVVLFIMLGVAYLLFATPTYTSMTQILLDENLSKFAEEEPTPANSQMLDTQIASAVEILKSGELALRVVDKLNLSENATIMNPPRSPVAYVKDWVRTATGLFSSGPTVSEEVVRKNRRLAAAALIQQALTVERVSRSSVVALSYKSNDPLLAATVVRGYAQAYLTDQLNANFEATERASVWLQERLTDLRQRSLAAALEVEQFRSDNGLTAARGELMSEQQLSDLNSQLIVAQADTASASARYNQFKSIIDQGPETAVNNATISPKEGDNMVIRDLRARYLAVVKREQEVSQSFGEDHPQAVSLRTEQADMGRQIYQELQQLTASYKNEYEVARSREQSLRESIEGVVGKNSNASKSLVQLRELEQKAAALKTLYESYLGRYEQAAQQRSFPIAKARVISEAGVPTAPSSPKKTLTLALSAVLGLMAGGAFAAFQEFRERTFRLEDDVRTILGHKSLGYVPLIGTRTKKSAELVRTRFASDRQPEVIGEETVAFQRLARMVLEAPQSSFAETFRNAKLACDHMLHGNDSRVIGIVSAVPDEGKSVIAANFAAQLAASGKRTLLIDGDIRKPGLTQMITPAPRTGLVETLMGEATWPAGIKVDQRTKLAIFPVGGGASNHQPHQSHELLASAAMANLIENARSSFDYVVVDLAPLAPVVDAKAFASLADGFIFVVEWGKTPSRLVRDVLHSEPQINSKVLGVILNKTDMDELSKYSDFGGVEKYRHRYGKYYVEHSISGDRPAA; encoded by the coding sequence ATGAACAGAGCGGCCCCCATGAAACAAAGAAGTGTCCCCCTGAGCATCGTGCCCCGCGAAGAAGAATCCGACGGCTTCATCGATCTTGATCGGCTTCTGGCGATTGCCGCCCGCAGGGCCAAGCTGGTTGCGGCCTTTGTTGTCCTCTTCATCATGCTGGGCGTCGCCTACCTGCTGTTTGCGACGCCGACATACACGTCCATGACGCAAATTCTGCTCGACGAAAATCTGTCGAAATTTGCCGAGGAAGAGCCGACGCCAGCAAACAGCCAGATGCTGGACACGCAGATCGCGAGTGCCGTGGAGATTCTGAAGTCCGGCGAGCTTGCCTTGCGGGTCGTCGACAAACTCAATCTTTCCGAGAATGCCACGATCATGAATCCACCGCGCTCGCCGGTTGCGTACGTCAAGGATTGGGTGAGGACAGCGACCGGCCTCTTTTCGTCCGGTCCCACGGTTTCGGAGGAGGTAGTACGCAAAAATCGGCGACTGGCGGCGGCAGCGTTGATCCAACAGGCCCTGACGGTCGAGCGCGTATCGCGAAGCTCCGTCGTGGCCCTCTCCTATAAGTCGAACGACCCCCTCCTTGCCGCAACCGTCGTGCGTGGCTATGCGCAGGCCTATCTCACCGATCAGTTGAACGCCAATTTCGAAGCGACCGAACGTGCTTCCGTCTGGCTGCAGGAACGCCTCACGGACTTGCGGCAGCGCTCTTTGGCGGCGGCACTCGAGGTTGAGCAGTTCAGAAGCGATAACGGTCTGACCGCCGCACGCGGCGAGCTGATGTCCGAACAGCAATTGTCGGACCTCAACAGCCAGCTCATCGTCGCCCAGGCCGACACGGCCAGCGCCTCGGCGCGCTACAATCAGTTCAAGTCGATTATCGACCAGGGGCCGGAGACCGCCGTCAACAACGCGACCATTTCTCCCAAAGAGGGAGACAACATGGTTATCCGCGATCTCAGGGCGCGCTATCTCGCTGTTGTGAAACGCGAGCAGGAGGTCTCTCAGAGCTTTGGCGAGGACCACCCGCAGGCCGTATCACTGAGGACGGAGCAGGCCGACATGGGACGGCAGATCTACCAGGAACTGCAGCAACTGACGGCAAGCTACAAGAATGAATACGAGGTCGCCCGTTCCCGCGAGCAGTCGTTGCGTGAAAGCATCGAAGGGGTCGTGGGGAAAAACTCGAACGCCAGCAAGTCATTGGTTCAGTTGAGGGAGCTGGAGCAGAAGGCGGCGGCGCTGAAGACGCTTTACGAGTCCTATCTCGGCCGCTACGAGCAGGCGGCGCAGCAACGCTCCTTCCCGATCGCCAAGGCTCGGGTCATCTCCGAAGCGGGCGTTCCCACCGCCCCGTCGAGCCCCAAGAAGACCCTGACGCTGGCGCTTTCCGCCGTGCTCGGCTTGATGGCCGGCGGCGCCTTCGCCGCCTTCCAGGAGTTCCGCGAGAGAACCTTCCGGCTTGAGGACGATGTGCGCACCATCCTCGGTCACAAGTCGCTCGGTTATGTGCCGTTGATCGGTACGCGGACGAAGAAGAGTGCGGAACTCGTGCGCACACGCTTTGCGTCCGACAGGCAACCAGAAGTAATCGGCGAAGAGACGGTGGCCTTTCAGCGCCTGGCGCGCATGGTCCTTGAAGCGCCACAATCCTCCTTTGCCGAGACCTTCCGGAATGCCAAGCTTGCCTGCGATCACATGCTGCACGGCAACGATAGCCGCGTGATCGGGATCGTGTCCGCGGTTCCGGACGAGGGCAAATCCGTCATCGCCGCAAACTTCGCGGCGCAGTTGGCCGCGAGCGGAAAGCGGACGCTCTTGATCGATGGCGATATCCGCAAGCCCGGCCTCACCCAGATGATCACGCCCGCCCCTCGCACGGGGCTCGTCGAGACGCTGATGGGTGAAGCCACCTGGCCCGCCGGCATCAAGGTCGACCAGCGCACCAAACTTGCGATCTTCCCTGTCGGCGGCGGGGCGTCCAACCATCAACCCCATCAGAGCCACGAACTGCTCGCCTCGGCTGCCATGGCAAACTTGATCGAGAATGCACGCAGCTCGTTCGACTACGTGGTCGTCGACCTCGCTCCGCTGGCGCCTGTCGTGGATGCGAAGGCCTTCGCTTCGCTTGCAGATGGTTTCATCTTCGTTGTCGAATGGGGAAAAACGCCGTCCCGACTGGTGCGCGACGTTCTGCATTCCGAGCCGCAGATCAATTCCAAGGTGCTCGGGGTTATCCTCAACAAGACCGACATGGATGAGCTTTCGAAGTACAGCGACTTCGGCGGTGTCGAGAAATATCGACATCGTTACGGCAAATACTATGTCGAGCATTCGATCAGCGGGGACCGCCCCGCAGCTTGA
- a CDS encoding carbohydrate ABC transporter permease has protein sequence MLNLLRWLVFVVAVLAMNFPVIVTVITSFKSARELSFNPGFWIGEPTLENYTRVLGETDRFNIYGYLFNSTVASLIGTGLAIALAFPAAYAIARSEAGKRTLLPLIINLRAVPLIIFAIPLYMMYQWLGLLDTQLGLGLILTIVNTPLALVILVNAISDVPSELDEAAKMDGASSWQVMLMIIRPVVRPALVTTFIFGFITAWNEFLFGLMLTTSRAVPMTVGASFFFAASGGGVQWGTASAVMALGALPPALLGLLMYRQISASLTAGAVKG, from the coding sequence ATGCTCAATCTGCTGCGCTGGCTTGTCTTCGTGGTCGCCGTACTTGCGATGAACTTTCCCGTCATCGTCACGGTGATTACGTCCTTCAAGAGCGCGCGCGAACTGTCGTTCAATCCCGGATTCTGGATCGGCGAACCGACGCTTGAAAACTATACGCGAGTGCTGGGCGAGACCGACCGATTCAACATCTACGGCTACCTCTTTAACAGCACCGTTGCCTCGCTGATCGGTACGGGGCTGGCGATCGCGCTCGCTTTTCCGGCCGCCTACGCCATCGCTCGGAGCGAGGCGGGAAAGCGCACGCTGCTGCCGCTCATCATCAACCTGCGCGCCGTGCCGCTCATCATCTTCGCGATCCCACTCTACATGATGTACCAGTGGTTGGGCCTGCTCGATACACAGCTCGGCCTCGGCCTGATCCTGACAATCGTCAACACGCCGCTGGCGCTCGTCATCCTCGTCAACGCGATTTCCGACGTGCCGTCCGAACTGGACGAGGCGGCAAAGATGGATGGAGCCAGTTCCTGGCAGGTCATGCTGATGATCATCCGTCCGGTGGTGCGGCCGGCCTTGGTCACGACCTTCATCTTCGGGTTCATCACGGCCTGGAACGAATTCCTCTTCGGCCTGATGCTGACGACCAGCCGGGCGGTTCCGATGACGGTCGGAGCGTCGTTCTTCTTCGCCGCGAGCGGGGGAGGCGTGCAATGGGGCACCGCCTCCGCCGTTATGGCGCTCGGAGCACTGCCCCCCGCTTTGCTGGGCCTATTGATGTATCGGCAGATCTCGGCGTCTTTGACCGCGGGTGCCGTTAAGGGTTAA
- a CDS encoding TetR/AcrR family transcriptional regulator, with amino-acid sequence MSDTKNVKPRGRPRAFDVDEAVGKAQALFHQRGYDAVSLTDLTGALGINPPSFYAAFGSKADLYGRALERYAKTEGLDFDHLLAPEKSLDDALAALFEAAAVSYTAHPEATGCLVIEGARGGTDAVACDKAKTLWRRSRQVVRDAIARRETDRADEIADYVMAVLAGISASARDGLGVDRLRAIGRRASLAFVSDRA; translated from the coding sequence GTGAGCGATACAAAAAATGTGAAACCGCGCGGCCGACCTCGAGCCTTTGACGTCGACGAAGCCGTGGGCAAGGCGCAGGCGCTGTTCCATCAACGGGGGTATGATGCGGTCAGCCTCACGGACCTGACGGGAGCTCTCGGGATCAATCCGCCGAGCTTCTATGCCGCATTCGGCAGCAAGGCCGATCTCTACGGGCGTGCGCTGGAGCGCTACGCGAAGACGGAAGGCCTGGACTTCGATCATTTGCTCGCGCCGGAAAAGTCATTGGACGACGCGCTGGCGGCGCTGTTCGAAGCAGCAGCGGTGTCCTATACGGCACATCCTGAAGCAACTGGCTGTCTGGTTATCGAAGGTGCGCGCGGCGGTACGGATGCCGTCGCTTGCGACAAGGCAAAGACGCTCTGGCGTCGCAGCCGGCAGGTGGTGCGCGACGCCATCGCCCGGCGAGAGACTGACCGGGCGGACGAGATCGCCGACTATGTGATGGCGGTGCTGGCGGGCATCTCGGCAAGTGCGCGTGACGGTCTCGGCGTTGACCGCCTGCGCGCAATCGGGCGCAGGGCATCACTAGCCTTCGTGTCTGACAGGGCATGA
- a CDS encoding acyl-CoA thioesterase: protein MTSMEQDARRLEMTVLMTPDMANFSGKVHGGALLNLLDRVAFSCASRFSKQYAVTLSVDQVMFKEPIQVGELVTFRASINYAGRTSMEVGIRVEAEDIRAGTRRHTNSCYFTMVAVDSAGRPVEVPQWRPETATDQRRHRAAELRRTLRREFATRLEAVAQTGRDVEGAGD from the coding sequence ATGACATCGATGGAACAGGATGCGCGACGCCTTGAAATGACGGTTCTGATGACGCCGGACATGGCCAACTTCAGTGGCAAGGTGCACGGCGGCGCGCTGCTGAATCTGCTTGATCGCGTTGCCTTTTCCTGTGCCTCTCGCTTCTCCAAGCAATATGCGGTGACGTTGTCCGTCGATCAGGTGATGTTTAAGGAACCCATCCAGGTGGGCGAACTGGTGACCTTCCGGGCCTCGATCAACTATGCCGGCCGGACCTCGATGGAAGTCGGTATTCGCGTGGAGGCGGAAGATATCCGTGCCGGTACCCGGCGGCATACGAACTCCTGCTACTTCACCATGGTTGCCGTGGATAGCGCCGGCCGCCCCGTGGAAGTGCCGCAGTGGCGTCCCGAGACGGCAACCGACCAGCGCCGACATCGCGCGGCGGAGTTGCGCCGGACGCTGAGGCGCGAGTTTGCCACCCGACTGGAGGCGGTAGCGCAAACAGGTCGTGACGTGGAGGGGGCAGGAGATTGA
- the bdcA gene encoding SDR family oxidoreductase yields MANFSGKKILVIGGSRGIGAAIVRRFANEGATVAFTYAGATEAAKALASETASTAIQSDAADRDAVVRVVRNQGALDVLVVNAGTLVLGDPLDVDADAVDRMIDVNVRAPYHAAVEAARQMPEGGRIIIVGSVNGDRMPFAGGAAYALTKSAVQGMARGLARDFGARGITVNVIQPGPTSTDMNPEDGPMSEFMHSFMAIKRHGRPEEVAGLAAYLAGPEAGFTTGALHTIDGGFGA; encoded by the coding sequence ATGGCGAATTTCAGTGGAAAGAAGATTTTGGTCATCGGCGGCAGCCGCGGCATCGGTGCGGCCATCGTCCGGCGTTTCGCCAATGAAGGGGCGACCGTTGCCTTCACCTATGCAGGGGCAACCGAGGCGGCAAAAGCACTGGCGTCGGAAACGGCCTCGACTGCGATCCAATCCGATGCCGCGGACCGGGACGCCGTCGTCAGGGTTGTGAGGAACCAAGGCGCGCTCGATGTACTCGTGGTGAACGCGGGAACCCTGGTGCTCGGCGATCCCCTGGACGTGGATGCGGATGCCGTCGACCGGATGATCGACGTGAATGTACGCGCACCCTATCACGCGGCGGTCGAAGCCGCGCGGCAGATGCCCGAGGGCGGCCGCATCATCATCGTCGGCTCGGTAAACGGTGACCGAATGCCCTTCGCCGGCGGTGCCGCTTACGCACTGACCAAGTCGGCCGTGCAGGGCATGGCCCGCGGTCTTGCCCGCGATTTCGGCGCCAGGGGCATAACCGTCAATGTCATCCAGCCCGGTCCGACATCGACGGACATGAACCCGGAAGACGGCCCGATGAGCGAATTCATGCACAGCTTCATGGCAATCAAGCGCCATGGCCGCCCGGAGGAAGTCGCCGGTCTTGCAGCCTATCTCGCAGGCCCCGAAGCCGGTTTCACGACCGGAGCGCTTCATACCATCGACGGCGGCTTTGGCGCGTAG
- a CDS encoding glycosyltransferase family 2 protein, translating to MSGLVPDVTFVVAAYNAAGTIVRAVESALRQEGVSVEVVVVDDRSSDGTLEIVSTIADPRVRLIALEQNRGPGGARNAGLAAARGKWIAVLDSDDTVRPDRLARMIERAEKTGAQVVVDNLDVVSLDGRSVRMFAEAELAKRPLLTLPAFIESNVIFRAQHNFGYMKPVFERHFLQEHDLRFDEALRIGEDYILLASALASGGRCAIEPSAGYIYHIREGSISRVLKLDHIDAMMSADEAFLRRYPLDILSERMQRKRTRGFHQARSFLLLVEQLKNRSLAGALKAALADPLALRHLHMPIAVRLRRLAARSANTAPMTAAAEPPPLGDSPHKQRTIEWTASGPSGKQ from the coding sequence ATGAGCGGGCTCGTTCCGGACGTCACCTTTGTCGTGGCCGCCTACAATGCCGCGGGCACCATCGTGCGCGCCGTCGAGAGCGCACTTCGTCAGGAAGGCGTTTCCGTCGAAGTGGTTGTCGTCGACGACCGTTCATCGGACGGGACGTTGGAGATCGTTTCGACAATCGCCGACCCGAGGGTGCGCCTGATTGCTCTCGAGCAAAATCGCGGCCCGGGTGGGGCCCGCAATGCCGGATTGGCGGCAGCACGCGGCAAGTGGATCGCGGTTCTCGATTCGGACGACACCGTGAGGCCGGATCGGCTGGCGCGTATGATTGAGCGCGCCGAGAAGACCGGAGCGCAGGTGGTCGTCGACAATCTCGACGTCGTCTCGCTCGACGGGCGGAGCGTCAGAATGTTCGCGGAGGCCGAACTCGCTAAGCGGCCGCTTTTGACGCTCCCCGCGTTCATCGAGTCGAACGTGATCTTCCGCGCGCAGCACAACTTCGGCTACATGAAGCCCGTCTTCGAACGGCACTTCCTACAGGAGCACGACCTTCGTTTCGACGAGGCGCTCCGGATCGGCGAGGACTATATCCTGCTTGCCTCGGCGCTTGCCTCTGGCGGCCGTTGCGCCATCGAGCCCTCGGCCGGCTATATCTATCATATCCGCGAGGGATCCATCTCACGCGTGCTCAAGCTCGACCATATCGACGCCATGATGTCCGCCGATGAAGCGTTCCTGCGTCGCTACCCCCTTGATATCCTGTCGGAGAGAATGCAGCGCAAGCGTACCCGCGGCTTCCACCAGGCGCGCTCGTTTCTCCTCCTGGTCGAGCAGTTGAAAAACAGATCGTTGGCTGGCGCATTGAAGGCCGCGCTCGCCGACCCGCTTGCGCTTCGGCATCTGCATATGCCGATCGCCGTACGACTGCGCCGCCTTGCGGCGCGCTCGGCAAACACCGCCCCCATGACGGCGGCGGCCGAACCACCCCCGCTGGGCGACAGCCCTCATAAGCAAAGGACGATAGAATGGACCGCATCAGGACCGTCAGGAAAGCAGTGA
- the thiD gene encoding bifunctional hydroxymethylpyrimidine kinase/phosphomethylpyrimidine kinase, translating into MTPIALTIAGSDSGGGAGIQADLKTFSALGVYGASVITAVTAQNTKGVAAVADLSPEIVTAQIDAVLSDLNVAAVKIGMVSRRETIAAIADGLRRFGKQVVVDPVMVATSGDRLLRPDAVAALVDELLPLALVATPNLPEAALLTGRSVAEDETEMARQAEAILKTGARSVLVKGGHRRGSEATDLFFDGNAIVRLPAARIETINDHGTGCTLSAAIAAGLALGRPLVEAVREAKAYLHAALSAANTLSVGAGRGPVHHFHRWW; encoded by the coding sequence ATGACGCCAATCGCGCTGACCATCGCAGGCTCCGATTCCGGCGGTGGGGCCGGCATTCAGGCTGACCTCAAGACTTTCTCCGCCCTCGGTGTCTATGGCGCCAGCGTCATCACCGCGGTGACGGCGCAAAATACGAAGGGCGTCGCCGCCGTTGCCGACCTTTCACCGGAAATCGTCACGGCACAGATCGACGCGGTCCTTTCCGATCTCAACGTCGCCGCCGTCAAGATTGGCATGGTCTCGCGCCGGGAGACGATCGCCGCCATCGCCGACGGACTGCGCCGCTTCGGTAAGCAGGTCGTTGTCGATCCGGTCATGGTGGCGACTTCCGGCGACCGGTTGCTGCGGCCGGATGCTGTGGCGGCGCTGGTAGATGAACTCCTGCCGCTGGCACTGGTTGCCACTCCGAACCTGCCGGAGGCCGCATTGCTGACCGGCCGTTCCGTCGCCGAGGACGAAACGGAGATGGCGCGGCAGGCCGAAGCCATTCTCAAGACCGGTGCCCGTTCCGTGCTGGTCAAGGGCGGTCATCGGCGAGGCAGCGAGGCAACGGATCTCTTCTTTGACGGCAACGCGATTGTCCGCCTCCCGGCTGCCCGGATCGAGACGATCAACGATCACGGCACAGGCTGCACGCTTTCGGCGGCCATCGCTGCCGGTCTCGCGCTCGGACGGCCTTTGGTGGAGGCGGTGCGCGAGGCGAAGGCCTACCTGCATGCTGCGCTTTCCGCAGCGAATACCTTGTCGGTGGGCGCAGGACGGGGGCCTGTGCATCACTTCCACCGCTGGTGGTGA
- a CDS encoding GlcG/HbpS family heme-binding protein, which translates to MANYKETISLAHEGAINALAAAVRHAESIGVPQCVFIVDASGETIASIRMDGAKYLSMHTARAKARTAASINGPTGAMQVEFGVAAGIASQGGVTHLPGGLPIRFGERLAGAIGVGSGTGEQDFEVARAALRAIGADPI; encoded by the coding sequence ATGGCGAATTACAAAGAGACGATCAGCCTTGCCCACGAAGGCGCAATCAATGCCCTGGCGGCCGCAGTGCGTCACGCGGAAAGCATCGGCGTTCCGCAGTGCGTCTTCATCGTCGACGCGAGCGGCGAGACGATCGCCAGCATCCGCATGGATGGCGCGAAATATCTCAGCATGCATACCGCCCGCGCCAAGGCCCGCACCGCAGCGTCGATCAACGGGCCGACGGGCGCAATGCAGGTCGAATTCGGGGTTGCCGCAGGAATAGCATCGCAGGGCGGCGTGACGCACCTTCCAGGCGGCCTGCCCATTCGCTTCGGCGAAAGACTCGCCGGCGCCATCGGCGTCGGTTCCGGCACGGGCGAGCAGGATTTCGAAGTGGCCCGCGCGGCGTTGAGGGCAATTGGCGCTGACCCGATCTGA